A single window of Flagellimonas maritima DNA harbors:
- a CDS encoding glycoside hydrolase family 2 TIM barrel-domain containing protein produces MNYLHRMYFSGLFSSIGIFFLTCPTFGFQQPQNNHYEDPTITSINRLPSRATSISYESEGAALEAIRKESKRYKSLNGNWKFSWAPIPEEAPNNFFKEDYTDADWNEIPVPSNWELHGYGTAIYTNVRYPFVPVNPPLVPDDDNPTGSYRTTFEVPEDWKNMQITLQFGGVSSAFHVWVNGNHIGYGQDSMLPSEYDITPYLKEGENLLAVQVYRWSDGVYLEDQDHWRLSGIQRDVFITASPKVQLYDFFVKTDLDETYRDATLQIRPKIKIHNNQDIEGWQLEAQLFDDEANPVLSQNLTKSLKEITREYYNQRGKPKFGLFEVEIPNPKKWSSERPNLYTLVFYLKDREGSIKEYRSTKIGFREVELKDGELFVNGVSVLLYGVNRHDHDTVNGKVIDEDLMLKDILTMKRFNINAVRTSHYPNDPRWYELCDEYGIYVMDEANLETHQLGGFLSNQSEWGSAFLERATRMVERDKNHPSIIFWSLGNESGSGPNHQAMAGWIKNYDNTRFVHYEGAQTLNHAGKEFLKDPDYVDMMSRMYMPIDPMVEMANLQEDHRAVIWCEYAHSMGNSTGNLFKFWDAIRANKRMIGGYIWDWVDQGLLQKTKDGTPYYAYGGDMGDTKINDKNFCLNGIVNPDRTPQPALWECKKIFQPIEVTDINIGEGIIQIHNHHNFTNLNAFELIWEVQEDGVTIQSGKVDDLNIKPKNTREIKLPISKPEPKANVEYFLKVSFTLKGAAPWASKGHEVAWEQFKLPYEIELQNRAIEKTTTLHVNETDTNITLSTDAFSVSLNQNTGELVSYTYKGSVLIIGGMIPHFWRPTTDNDRGGGRTPEKLSIWKKASEARELISFRTKKIDDRHYSISISYQIAASKMKLDLEYNIFSDGTISIENSCKVKKDANLPMLPKYGMQVQVTKDLDRFQWYGKGPHENYNDRNLGAAVGHYSKSVSKDYESYIRPQESGNKTDVRWFTLSNNKGKGLYIGGIETNLSVSAWPYSTKNIDEALHTYDLKPEDYITLNIDLMQMGVGGDDSWSMNALPHEEFRVPAKDYSYRYFIQPIEDDSIKSRVSPPNDSQQP; encoded by the coding sequence ATGAATTATTTGCACCGTATGTATTTCTCCGGACTCTTTTCTTCAATAGGTATTTTTTTTCTAACATGCCCAACATTTGGTTTTCAGCAGCCACAAAACAACCACTACGAAGATCCCACAATTACCTCAATCAACAGATTGCCTTCACGTGCTACTTCAATTTCATACGAAAGCGAAGGGGCAGCGCTTGAAGCCATTCGAAAAGAATCCAAACGCTACAAGTCGTTGAACGGAAATTGGAAATTTTCTTGGGCTCCTATTCCGGAAGAGGCTCCAAATAATTTCTTTAAGGAAGACTATACTGATGCCGACTGGAATGAAATACCGGTGCCTTCCAATTGGGAATTACACGGGTATGGCACCGCTATTTACACCAATGTTAGATACCCGTTTGTTCCCGTAAATCCACCTTTGGTGCCAGATGATGATAACCCCACGGGAAGCTATCGCACTACTTTTGAGGTTCCCGAAGACTGGAAAAACATGCAAATTACGCTTCAATTTGGAGGGGTAAGTTCAGCATTTCATGTTTGGGTGAACGGAAACCATATAGGATATGGTCAAGATAGTATGCTCCCTTCAGAATATGATATTACACCTTATTTAAAAGAAGGTGAAAATTTACTGGCCGTTCAGGTTTACCGATGGAGCGATGGTGTCTACCTTGAGGATCAGGACCATTGGCGGCTTAGTGGCATCCAAAGGGATGTTTTTATAACTGCATCGCCCAAAGTGCAACTTTACGACTTTTTTGTGAAGACGGACCTGGACGAAACCTATCGGGATGCAACACTACAGATTCGTCCAAAAATCAAAATCCATAACAACCAGGATATTGAGGGTTGGCAACTTGAAGCCCAGCTTTTTGATGATGAAGCGAATCCTGTTCTTAGTCAAAATCTTACCAAGTCTTTAAAAGAAATAACCCGTGAATATTATAACCAGCGTGGAAAGCCAAAATTCGGCCTGTTCGAAGTGGAAATACCAAATCCTAAAAAGTGGAGTTCGGAACGGCCCAATCTGTACACCTTGGTCTTTTACCTTAAGGATCGTGAAGGTTCCATAAAAGAATATCGAAGTACAAAAATTGGTTTCAGGGAGGTTGAATTAAAAGATGGGGAATTATTTGTCAACGGTGTTTCGGTATTACTTTATGGCGTTAACCGACATGATCATGACACTGTAAACGGTAAGGTAATAGATGAGGATTTGATGCTAAAAGATATCCTTACCATGAAGCGGTTCAACATCAATGCCGTTCGAACCTCGCATTATCCAAATGACCCTAGGTGGTATGAGCTATGCGATGAATACGGCATCTATGTAATGGATGAGGCCAATTTGGAGACCCATCAACTTGGAGGGTTTCTTAGCAATCAATCGGAATGGGGAAGCGCTTTTTTGGAAAGGGCCACAAGAATGGTCGAGCGCGATAAAAACCATCCGTCCATCATTTTTTGGTCATTGGGCAATGAATCGGGATCCGGTCCAAACCATCAAGCTATGGCTGGGTGGATAAAGAATTATGACAATACCCGTTTTGTTCACTACGAAGGGGCGCAGACCTTGAACCATGCAGGAAAGGAATTCTTAAAAGACCCCGATTATGTGGATATGATGAGCAGGATGTACATGCCCATCGATCCTATGGTGGAAATGGCTAATTTACAAGAAGACCATAGGGCTGTAATTTGGTGTGAATATGCACATTCGATGGGAAATTCCACCGGGAATTTATTCAAGTTTTGGGATGCCATCCGCGCCAACAAACGGATGATTGGAGGTTATATTTGGGATTGGGTGGACCAAGGTTTGTTACAAAAGACCAAAGATGGAACGCCATATTATGCTTACGGAGGTGATATGGGCGATACCAAGATCAACGATAAGAACTTTTGTTTGAATGGTATCGTAAATCCAGACCGTACTCCCCAACCGGCCCTTTGGGAATGCAAAAAAATCTTTCAGCCGATAGAGGTTACCGACATCAATATTGGGGAAGGAATAATTCAAATACACAACCACCATAATTTTACCAACCTTAACGCCTTCGAACTAATTTGGGAAGTGCAAGAAGATGGCGTCACCATCCAATCAGGAAAAGTGGATGACCTTAACATAAAACCAAAAAACACACGGGAAATCAAGTTGCCCATCTCCAAACCTGAGCCAAAGGCAAATGTTGAGTATTTTCTTAAAGTGTCCTTCACGCTTAAAGGAGCAGCGCCGTGGGCATCAAAAGGACACGAAGTGGCATGGGAACAGTTCAAGCTTCCATATGAAATAGAGCTACAAAATCGGGCTATTGAAAAAACAACCACACTTCATGTCAATGAGACGGATACCAATATCACCTTGTCAACCGATGCATTTTCGGTATCCCTTAATCAAAACACAGGTGAGCTTGTTTCCTATACCTATAAAGGTTCAGTATTAATTATTGGAGGAATGATTCCCCATTTTTGGCGCCCTACCACTGACAATGACCGTGGTGGAGGGAGAACACCCGAAAAGCTTTCTATCTGGAAAAAGGCAAGTGAAGCTAGAGAGTTGATATCCTTTAGGACTAAAAAGATAGATGACAGACATTACTCTATATCTATTTCTTATCAGATTGCGGCGTCAAAAATGAAGTTGGACCTAGAATACAACATCTTCTCAGATGGTACCATAAGTATTGAAAATTCATGCAAAGTCAAAAAAGATGCTAATCTACCCATGCTTCCTAAGTATGGAATGCAAGTTCAAGTTACCAAAGATTTGGACCGTTTTCAATGGTATGGAAAAGGTCCCCATGAAAACTATAACGACCGAAATCTGGGAGCGGCCGTTGGGCACTATTCCAAATCGGTGTCAAAAGATTATGAATCATACATAAGACCTCAAGAGAGTGGAAACAAAACCGATGTACGTTGGTTCACACTTTCCAACAATAAGGGGAAAGGCTTATATATAGGAGGAATTGAAACCAATCTTAGTGTAAGCGCATGGCCCTACTCTACCAAAAACATTGATGAGGCCCTTCATACCTATGATCTCAAACCTGAAGATTATATTACATTGAACATTGATTTAATGCAGATGGGAGTGGGCGGTGATGACAGCTGGTCCATGAATGCATTGCCTCATGAAGAATTTAGGGTACCCGCCAAAGATTATAGTTACAGATACTTTATCCAACCTATTGAAGATGATAGCATTAAAAGCCGGGTGTCCCCTCCTAATGATTCACAACAACCCTAA
- a CDS encoding galactokinase, with protein MILYDKNILNTVQNAFRERYGEVFKLIFSPGRINLIGEHTDYNEGFVMPGAIDKGIYFAIAKNDQDVIRLHSLDLGEETDVKLNEVQPISLPWANYILGVVEELQKAQCKILGFDMVFGGDIPIGAGLSSSAALECGTGFALDHLFNLNLGKLEIIKAGQQAEHNFVGVQCGIMDQFANVMGKKAHLIQLDCRSLDYVYSPWAIEGYQILLCNSKVKHSLAESQYNQRRLECDTGVRILQKTHPEVKSLRNVSIEMLERMKVQFLEVIFQRCSYVIEENKRVLKASTALKEGQALQLGSLLYESHKGLSEKYEVSCKELDFLVDLAIAHPAVIGARMMGGGFGGCTINLVKKSEIEKVAEEFQKAYLEVYQIHLECYQIQLTNGTHIINQEV; from the coding sequence ATGATACTATACGATAAGAATATCCTCAATACTGTACAAAATGCTTTCAGAGAACGATACGGCGAAGTCTTCAAGTTGATTTTTTCACCAGGAAGAATCAATCTTATTGGCGAACATACCGATTATAACGAAGGATTTGTGATGCCTGGCGCAATTGACAAAGGAATTTATTTTGCAATTGCCAAAAATGATCAAGATGTTATAAGACTCCATTCATTGGATTTGGGTGAGGAAACTGATGTAAAATTGAATGAAGTCCAACCGATTTCCCTGCCGTGGGCAAATTATATTTTGGGGGTGGTTGAAGAATTGCAAAAAGCTCAATGTAAAATTTTGGGATTTGATATGGTCTTTGGTGGCGACATTCCGATTGGAGCGGGCCTCTCCTCTTCAGCTGCCTTGGAATGTGGTACTGGATTTGCACTGGACCATCTTTTTAATTTAAATCTAGGGAAGTTAGAAATTATCAAAGCGGGACAACAAGCCGAGCACAATTTTGTAGGAGTCCAATGTGGCATAATGGATCAATTTGCAAACGTCATGGGAAAGAAAGCCCATTTGATTCAATTGGATTGCAGGTCTTTGGACTATGTTTATTCTCCTTGGGCCATTGAAGGTTATCAGATTCTTTTGTGCAACTCGAAGGTCAAACATTCATTGGCGGAATCCCAATACAACCAACGTCGATTGGAATGTGACACAGGAGTCAGAATCTTGCAAAAGACCCACCCCGAAGTTAAAAGCTTAAGAAATGTCAGTATTGAAATGTTGGAGCGAATGAAAGTACAATTTTTAGAAGTAATTTTTCAACGCTGTTCCTATGTCATTGAAGAAAACAAAAGAGTTCTCAAAGCCAGTACAGCACTTAAGGAAGGGCAGGCACTCCAATTGGGGTCATTATTGTATGAATCGCATAAAGGCCTATCCGAAAAATATGAAGTTAGCTGTAAAGAATTGGATTTCCTCGTAGATTTGGCCATAGCACATCCAGCAGTTATAGGCGCCCGAATGATGGGTGGTGGTTTTGGAGGATGTACCATTAATTTGGTAAAAAAATCGGAAATCGAAAAAGTTGCAGAAGAATTTCAAAAAGCTTATTTGGAAGTATATCAAATTCATCTAGAGTGTTATCAGATACAGTTGACCAACGGCACGCATATCATCAACCAAGAAGTATGA
- a CDS encoding UDP-glucose--hexose-1-phosphate uridylyltransferase has translation MNQFNLQEHSHRRYNPLTGEWVQVSPHRAKRPWQGQEEKVSEVMRPDYDSKCYLCPGNTRANGKQNPKYTDTFSFVNDFAALQPDIPASEVQKDSLFRAKSERGICKVICFSPRHDLTIPEMDLPSIKEVIDLWAQEYEALGKLDYINHVQIFENKGSVMGCSNPHPHGQIWAQESIPYNPKKKGKQLLKYYEKHKKSLLQDYIEKELVKEERILFENEHFVGLVPFWAIWPFEAMIISKRHVTNMLGLSKNERMALSEAYKRLTIMYDNLFEVSFPYSAGIHQAPTDGQLYPEWHFHMAFYPPLLRSATVKKFMVGYEMLANPQRDITPEQAAQALKALSLVHYHNRK, from the coding sequence ATGAATCAATTCAATCTACAAGAACATTCACATCGTCGTTATAATCCGCTAACCGGTGAATGGGTTCAAGTTTCACCCCATCGTGCCAAACGTCCTTGGCAGGGACAAGAGGAAAAGGTAAGTGAAGTTATGCGACCTGATTATGACTCCAAATGCTATTTGTGCCCCGGCAATACCAGAGCTAACGGCAAGCAAAACCCAAAGTACACGGACACTTTTTCTTTTGTTAATGATTTTGCTGCATTGCAACCTGACATCCCCGCGAGTGAAGTTCAGAAAGACTCCTTATTTAGGGCGAAAAGTGAGCGAGGCATATGTAAAGTAATCTGTTTTTCACCAAGGCACGATTTGACTATTCCTGAAATGGATTTACCCTCCATTAAAGAGGTAATCGATCTCTGGGCACAAGAATATGAAGCCTTGGGAAAATTGGATTACATAAACCATGTGCAGATCTTTGAGAACAAAGGCTCGGTCATGGGGTGTTCCAACCCTCATCCACATGGACAGATTTGGGCACAGGAATCCATTCCATATAACCCCAAAAAGAAAGGGAAACAATTGTTAAAGTATTATGAAAAACATAAAAAGTCACTGCTACAAGATTATATTGAAAAGGAGCTGGTTAAGGAAGAACGAATTCTTTTTGAAAATGAACATTTCGTAGGATTAGTACCCTTCTGGGCAATTTGGCCTTTTGAGGCCATGATTATCAGTAAGCGCCATGTGACCAATATGCTTGGGTTATCAAAGAATGAACGAATGGCCCTTTCGGAAGCTTATAAAAGGCTCACCATAATGTACGATAATCTGTTTGAAGTATCTTTTCCATATTCCGCTGGGATTCATCAAGCTCCTACTGACGGCCAATTATATCCAGAATGGCATTTTCATATGGCTTTTTACCCACCATTACTACGCTCGGCTACGGTTAAAAAGTTTATGGTAGGTTATGAAATGTTGGCAAATCCCCAACGTGATATTACACCTGAGCAGGCTGCACAAGCACTTAAAGCACTTAGTCTTGTACATTATCATAACAGAAAGTAA
- a CDS encoding alpha-N-acetylglucosaminidase C-terminal domain-containing protein, with translation MILSSFTISGKEKARLKEAKQLYRNKTKLLIYTWTKSDDGLNDYAHREWGGMPKSFYLPR, from the coding sequence TTGATTTTATCTTCTTTTACCATTTCGGGTAAAGAAAAAGCGCGTTTGAAAGAAGCGAAGCAGCTCTACAGAAACAAGACAAAACTTTTGATTTACACCTGGACCAAATCCGATGATGGATTAAACGATTATGCCCATAGAGAATGGGGCGGTATGCCAAAAAGTTTCTATCTTCCGAGATAA
- a CDS encoding mevalonate kinase: MKTNSITIQSPGRICLFGDHQDYLGLPVIACAIDRYIRIIGEPNHSDYLKIKFLDLGRTRDIPINKIFDVIDKSDFFGAVLKLLRKKGCIPDKGYDIEIRGDVPINAGLSSSSALVVGWAKFLVHAFGKAKDFTSADMAQIAYEAEVLEQGSPGGKMDQYSIGIGDIIYLETGEHTNFQIVGNALEGLVVGESGIPKDTLGLLGNRKSLALEAIHFLSKRFPDFDLSKITKNEYKVFESVLHKEHAPYFYAAVHNHIITKKALGEFKKGLPNIKYVGELMNEHHNILKNVLKITVPRIDDMILAALKAGALGAKIVGSGGGGSICAIAPNNGDEVAEAIKNAGAVNAYKIKVSKGTRMTR, from the coding sequence TTGAAAACAAATTCCATAACGATACAATCTCCCGGAAGAATCTGTCTTTTTGGAGACCATCAAGATTATCTGGGGCTTCCTGTAATAGCGTGCGCTATCGATAGATATATCAGGATTATTGGTGAACCGAACCATTCGGATTATCTTAAAATCAAGTTTTTGGATTTAGGGAGAACCAGGGATATACCCATCAACAAAATTTTTGATGTTATAGACAAAAGCGATTTTTTTGGGGCAGTACTAAAGTTGCTACGAAAAAAGGGCTGTATTCCAGATAAAGGCTACGATATCGAAATCAGGGGCGATGTGCCGATCAATGCAGGGTTGTCCAGCTCTTCCGCATTGGTTGTTGGCTGGGCAAAATTTTTGGTTCACGCTTTTGGCAAAGCGAAAGACTTTACATCTGCCGACATGGCCCAGATTGCCTACGAAGCAGAAGTTTTGGAACAGGGCAGCCCTGGCGGTAAAATGGACCAGTACAGTATTGGCATAGGAGATATTATTTATTTGGAAACCGGCGAACACACAAATTTTCAAATTGTAGGTAATGCATTGGAAGGCTTGGTAGTAGGAGAATCCGGTATTCCAAAAGATACTTTGGGCCTTTTGGGCAACAGAAAATCACTGGCGCTGGAAGCAATACATTTTTTAAGCAAGCGTTTCCCTGATTTTGATTTGTCCAAGATAACGAAAAATGAATATAAGGTCTTTGAATCGGTGTTGCACAAAGAACATGCTCCCTATTTTTATGCTGCGGTACACAACCATATCATTACAAAGAAGGCACTTGGTGAGTTTAAAAAAGGATTGCCGAATATCAAGTATGTTGGTGAGTTGATGAACGAACACCATAATATTCTAAAAAATGTTCTGAAAATAACGGTACCTAGAATAGACGATATGATTTTGGCCGCACTAAAAGCAGGTGCATTAGGAGCAAAAATAGTAGGTTCTGGAGGAGGAGGGAGTATATGTGCCATTGCGCCCAACAATGGCGATGAAGTCGCTGAAGCCATAAAAAATGCAGGTGCGGTAAATGCCTATAAAATTAAGGTTTCCAAAGGTACAAGAATGACAAGATAA
- a CDS encoding sugar phosphate nucleotidyltransferase produces MHNNLIILAGGASSRMKKDNAANNLSQTDIKQANSRSKGLIGVGEQGLPFLHYLLYNAKMAGYRNIYILIGEKDTHFQEIYGKKVKNNIFNGLSISFARQYVPEGRTKPFGTADAVYQTLEQFPELQTKAFTVCNSDNLYSVEALRKLNETSAKHALMAYDCESLLYNPERISRFALMIIDENQFLVDIVEKPPVDEVHKYEDFDGKLRVSMNIFKFDGKTFFTYLRDCPVHPDRNEKELPTALMNMLNDEPKSIKAIPIAEHVPDLTSKLDIGRVRNFLEKEYPTALNW; encoded by the coding sequence ATGCACAACAACTTAATAATACTGGCCGGTGGCGCTTCTTCCAGAATGAAAAAAGATAACGCCGCCAATAATCTAAGCCAAACGGACATCAAACAAGCCAACTCCCGAAGTAAAGGATTGATAGGTGTAGGTGAACAAGGGCTTCCCTTTTTGCACTATCTGCTCTATAATGCAAAAATGGCAGGATATAGGAACATTTATATTCTTATTGGCGAAAAGGATACCCATTTTCAGGAAATCTACGGTAAAAAAGTCAAGAACAACATCTTTAATGGATTGTCTATTTCATTTGCAAGACAATACGTGCCTGAAGGAAGAACCAAACCTTTTGGTACCGCAGACGCCGTTTACCAGACCTTGGAACAATTTCCCGAATTGCAAACCAAGGCCTTTACGGTCTGTAACAGCGATAATCTATATTCCGTGGAGGCATTGCGCAAACTCAATGAAACCTCAGCAAAGCATGCATTGATGGCCTATGATTGTGAATCGCTACTTTATAATCCGGAACGTATATCACGTTTTGCCCTAATGATTATCGATGAAAATCAATTTTTGGTCGATATCGTAGAAAAACCACCGGTAGACGAAGTCCATAAGTATGAAGATTTTGATGGTAAACTGCGAGTTAGTATGAACATCTTCAAATTCGATGGAAAAACATTTTTCACTTACTTGAGAGATTGCCCTGTACATCCTGATAGAAATGAGAAGGAACTGCCTACTGCACTGATGAATATGTTGAATGACGAACCAAAATCAATCAAGGCGATTCCAATAGCGGAACACGTACCGGACCTTACCTCAAAACTGGATATTGGGCGAGTGCGTAACTTTTTAGAGAAGGAATATCCCACTGCATTGAACTGGTAA
- a CDS encoding arylsulfatase, whose translation MLKYSYFLIPFLLLLRSCDSSNKEISRTMEKPNIIYILADDLGYGELGVYGQEKIETPNIDALAKEGMIFTQHYTSAPVCAPARYMLLTGKHAGHSYIRGNDEWAERGDVWNYRAVIKDSTLEGQRPVPKSTVFFPKLLKERGYATGMVGKWGLGAPHTESIPTKMGFDFFYGYNCQRQAHTYYPVHLYRNENRVYLNNDTIAPRKELKKGADPLNPESYKEYRLNEYTPKLIFDEMMMFIDGHKTKPFFMYWASPIPHNPIQAPQKWVDYYKQKFGSEEPYLGQRGYFPNQYPRAAYAAMISYLDENVGKLIDYLKKEGLYENTLIMFSSDNGVTYSGGTDGKFFNSSGEFGEAYGEAKGFVYEGGIRVPMIATWPGYIQPNTQTDHISAQYDVMATLSDIVEYETPSNSDGISFLPTLLAKEGQKDHEFLFWEYPEYGGQVAIRMGDWKVVRQHLKDKETPTLELYNLKVDPSESHNIANKHPDIIKKAALIFEKEHENASSDRFRIPMIENGLIDDIKSEFR comes from the coding sequence ATGCTCAAGTACAGTTATTTTTTAATCCCTTTCCTTTTACTGCTTCGTTCCTGTGATTCATCGAATAAGGAAATCTCAAGAACAATGGAAAAACCCAATATCATCTATATACTTGCAGATGATTTGGGTTATGGCGAGCTAGGAGTCTATGGCCAAGAAAAAATTGAAACCCCAAATATAGACGCTTTGGCAAAAGAGGGCATGATTTTCACCCAGCACTATACCAGTGCTCCCGTTTGTGCTCCCGCCCGGTATATGTTGCTTACCGGCAAACATGCCGGGCACTCGTATATTAGAGGCAATGACGAATGGGCGGAACGTGGTGATGTTTGGAACTATAGAGCGGTAATCAAAGACTCTACGCTCGAAGGCCAGCGACCGGTTCCCAAGTCAACGGTTTTTTTTCCTAAACTTCTCAAAGAAAGAGGCTATGCCACCGGCATGGTAGGCAAATGGGGATTGGGAGCTCCCCATACAGAAAGCATTCCGACCAAAATGGGGTTCGATTTCTTCTATGGATATAATTGTCAAAGACAGGCCCATACCTACTATCCCGTGCATTTGTACAGAAATGAAAACCGCGTATACCTGAATAATGATACCATCGCACCGCGCAAGGAGCTTAAAAAAGGTGCGGACCCATTAAATCCAGAAAGTTACAAAGAGTATAGGCTGAACGAATATACCCCCAAATTAATCTTTGATGAGATGATGATGTTTATAGATGGTCACAAAACCAAGCCGTTCTTTATGTATTGGGCTAGCCCAATACCACATAACCCCATCCAGGCCCCACAAAAATGGGTGGACTATTACAAGCAAAAGTTTGGTTCGGAAGAACCATATCTAGGACAGCGGGGATATTTTCCAAATCAATACCCAAGGGCTGCCTATGCGGCCATGATTTCCTATCTCGATGAAAATGTGGGTAAATTGATAGATTACTTAAAAAAAGAGGGGCTTTATGAAAATACACTAATTATGTTCAGCTCTGACAATGGCGTTACGTATTCGGGAGGTACGGATGGTAAATTCTTCAATAGTTCCGGTGAGTTTGGTGAGGCATATGGAGAGGCTAAGGGATTTGTTTATGAAGGTGGTATACGTGTTCCGATGATCGCTACCTGGCCCGGTTATATCCAACCCAACACACAGACCGACCACATTTCGGCTCAATATGATGTGATGGCTACTTTATCGGATATAGTCGAATATGAAACACCTTCCAATTCGGACGGTATAAGTTTTCTACCGACCCTACTTGCAAAAGAAGGACAGAAAGACCACGAATTTCTTTTTTGGGAGTACCCGGAATATGGTGGTCAGGTAGCCATAAGAATGGGTGACTGGAAAGTGGTGCGGCAACATTTAAAGGACAAGGAAACACCGACCCTGGAATTGTACAATTTAAAGGTTGATCCGTCAGAATCACATAATATCGCGAATAAACATCCCGACATCATCAAAAAAGCCGCACTAATCTTTGAGAAAGAGCATGAGAATGCATCATCCGATAGGTTTAGAATCCCTATGATTGAAAATGGGTTGATAGATGACATAAAGTCAGAGTTCAGGTAA
- a CDS encoding sulfatase, protein MKKLFLNMGLLVMAIHLFVGCSVQENKYRRPNIVLINIDDLGWADTSFMGSEFYETPHIDDLSKQGMLFTNGYASAANCAPSRASLMTGKWVQRHGIYTVGSSERGKTQNRKLIPIANTNTIKDDFVLLPQILKENGYATCHAGKWHLSDDPLKKGFDVNIGGSHVGHPSSYYPPYGNVNLEATDKRLTDLVMDKTIDFIDSVSGPFFVNYSPYAVHTPIQPVDKLLEKYRAKQGPKGASNADYATMVQNLDQNIARLVDALKNNGAFENTFIVFTSDNGGLFAVSDQHPLRSGKGSYYEGGIRVPFFFLWKNKIKPHQKSKEPISNLDIFPTLLKVAGITKPNGLQLDGMDLCGLLVNNERSKERALFWHFPIYLQAVRKKNENRDMMFRTRPGSVIRQGKWKLHYYYEDNAVELYDLEDDPSEQLELSQLNMEKTDELKYKLSDWLEKTKAPIPKLLNPEFRANAKSEIIKNQ, encoded by the coding sequence GTGAAGAAATTATTTCTAAATATGGGTCTTTTGGTTATGGCTATCCATCTTTTTGTAGGATGTAGTGTTCAAGAAAATAAATACCGACGCCCCAATATCGTTCTTATCAATATTGATGATCTGGGTTGGGCGGACACTTCGTTTATGGGAAGTGAATTTTACGAGACACCCCATATCGATGACCTTTCGAAACAGGGGATGTTGTTTACCAATGGATATGCGTCTGCTGCAAATTGTGCGCCCAGTAGGGCGAGTTTAATGACGGGCAAATGGGTACAACGACACGGAATCTATACAGTAGGTTCATCTGAACGTGGCAAGACCCAAAATCGAAAATTAATACCTATTGCCAATACCAACACCATAAAGGATGACTTTGTCTTATTGCCTCAAATCTTAAAGGAAAATGGATACGCTACCTGCCATGCCGGTAAATGGCATCTTTCGGATGATCCATTGAAAAAAGGGTTTGATGTGAACATAGGGGGCAGCCATGTGGGTCACCCATCAAGTTATTACCCCCCTTATGGAAATGTTAATTTAGAAGCAACCGACAAAAGACTGACCGACCTTGTAATGGACAAGACAATCGATTTTATAGATTCAGTATCCGGTCCTTTCTTTGTCAACTATTCGCCATACGCCGTACATACACCGATTCAACCCGTCGATAAATTACTCGAAAAGTATAGGGCAAAACAGGGTCCGAAGGGCGCCAGTAATGCAGACTATGCCACCATGGTTCAAAATCTGGATCAAAATATTGCACGCTTGGTCGACGCTCTTAAAAATAATGGGGCGTTCGAGAATACTTTCATTGTTTTTACTTCCGATAACGGAGGGCTTTTCGCGGTGAGCGATCAACACCCCCTACGTTCTGGAAAGGGCAGTTATTATGAAGGCGGTATTCGGGTGCCTTTTTTCTTTTTATGGAAGAATAAGATCAAGCCCCATCAAAAATCAAAAGAGCCAATTTCCAACCTGGATATTTTTCCAACGCTTTTAAAAGTAGCCGGTATTACAAAACCAAACGGGTTGCAACTGGATGGTATGGATTTGTGTGGATTATTGGTAAATAATGAGAGGTCTAAAGAGAGGGCCTTGTTCTGGCATTTCCCGATTTATCTGCAAGCCGTAAGAAAGAAGAACGAAAACCGTGATATGATGTTCCGTACACGACCAGGGTCCGTAATCCGACAAGGTAAATGGAAGCTCCACTATTATTATGAGGATAATGCAGTCGAACTTTATGACCTAGAGGATGACCCTAGTGAACAATTGGAACTTTCCCAACTGAACATGGAAAAGACTGATGAACTAAAATACAAACTCAGTGACTGGCTGGAAAAGACCAAGGCCCCTATCCCCAAATTGTTAAATCCAGAATTTCGCGCGAATGCTAAATCCGAAATTATAAAAAATCAATGA